Proteins encoded by one window of Elusimicrobiota bacterium:
- a CDS encoding PTS sugar transporter subunit IIA, which produces MAWFQKKTPEAAAESPKTTPIPRVGKGLKVASILAEDAILFPAEGHDKAAVLQSLAAAVCGKAGIADWASFLAKVQEREQGISTTLDTGLSLPHARMDGIPGILAGMAVLKKPIPDPKQPDLSIRVMFLFFSPNKQDAFPLHLQLLRGVSSLFQPALIDQLTASSGPAAALELIKKLEA; this is translated from the coding sequence ATGGCCTGGTTCCAGAAGAAGACCCCCGAGGCGGCCGCAGAAAGCCCTAAAACCACGCCCATCCCGCGCGTGGGCAAGGGCTTGAAGGTCGCGTCCATACTCGCCGAGGACGCCATCCTCTTCCCCGCCGAGGGCCACGACAAGGCCGCGGTCCTCCAATCCCTCGCCGCGGCGGTGTGCGGCAAGGCCGGCATCGCCGACTGGGCCTCGTTCCTCGCCAAGGTCCAGGAGCGCGAGCAGGGCATCTCGACGACGCTCGACACCGGGCTGAGCCTTCCGCACGCCCGCATGGACGGCATACCGGGCATACTCGCGGGGATGGCCGTCCTTAAAAAGCCGATCCCCGACCCCAAGCAGCCCGATCTCTCCATCCGCGTCATGTTCCTCTTCTTCTCGCCGAACAAGCAGGACGCCTTCCCGCTGCACCTGCAGCTCCTGCGCGGCGTGTCCTCCCTGTTCCAGCCGGCCCTCATCGACCAGCTCACCGCGTCTTCCGGTCCCGCCGCGGCCCTCGAGCTGATCAAAAAGCTTGAAGCCTGA